A region from the Fusarium graminearum PH-1 chromosome 4, whole genome shotgun sequence genome encodes:
- a CDS encoding 40S ribosomal protein S9, producing the protein MSTFTQSLRQLRCQGKAFRAPWPQPAWQRASFPLAIRTIATETSTSIVEPKPDALALSTDANSKFTMPFQGVDHARAVPLSASYFSREPQFNEMYLRIARLLTKYHALPIVPSSNAPPTAWVKLQEMRSKLGEPIKASHYAKVIRVAKRLNQIEPSLFPEEVRAALEEFKRDINPFMNVPHEVIIDKYGRAVGVGKRKESTARAWVVEGTGEVLINGKTLSQAFGRVHDRESAVWALQATERLDKYNVWALVEGGGTTGQAEALTLAVAKALIVHEPALKTALRKAGCITRDPRTVERKKHGHVKARKMPAWVKR; encoded by the exons ATGTCGACATTTACACAAAGCCTACGGCAGCTGCGGTGCCAGGGCAAGGCTTTCCGAGCACCATGGCCTCAGCCCGCCTGGCAACGTGCATCTTTTCCCCTCGCCATTCGAACCATTGCTACCGAAACGTCAACGTCAATCGTCGAGCCTAAACCCGACGCCCTCGCCTTGTCGACAGATGCCAATTCCAAGTTCACTATGCCGTTCCAGGGAGTCGACCATGCTCGTGCTGTTCCGCTCTCGGCCTCATACTTCTCCCGAGAGCCTCAATTCAATGAGATGTATCTCCGAATCGCTCGCCTTCTCACCAAATATCACGCCTTGCCAATAGTACCATCAAGTAATGCTCCTCCAACAGCTTGGGTCAAGCTCCAGGAAATGCGCTCAAAGCTTGGTGAACCGATCAAGGCCTCCCACTACGCCAAGGTTATCCGAGTTGCCAAGCGTCTGAACCAGATTGAGCCCTCACTTTTCCCCGAAGAGGTTCGAGCTGCTCTTGAAGAGTTCAAGCGTGACATCAACCCGTTCATGAATGTGCCTCATGAGGTCATAATTGATAAGTATGGCCGagctgttggtgttggcaagCGAAAGGAATCAACTGCTCGTGCGTGGGTTGTGGAGGGAACGGGAGAGGTCTTGATCAACGGCAAGACCTTGAGTCAGGCCTTTGGCCGTGTCCACGACCGCGAAAGTGCGGTTTGGGCTCTACAGGCCACCGAGAGATTAGACAAGTATAATGTCTGGGCATTGGTGGAAGGTGGTGGAACAACCGGTCAGGCCGAAGCACTTACGTTGGCGGTTGCTAAAGCTCTGATCGTCCACGAGCCAGCACTCAAGACTGCTCTTCGAAAAG CTGGCTGTATCACAAGAGATCCAAGAACtgtggagagaaagaagcacGGCCACGTCAAGGCTCGTAAGATGCCTGCTTGGGTCAAGCGATAA
- a CDS encoding calcineurin subunit B has translation MGNTTSAVLDNLVQGSNFDREEVDRLRKRFMKLDKDNSGTIERDEFLSLPQISSNPLATRMIAIFDEDGGGDVDFQEFVTGLSAFSSKGNKEQKLQFAFKVYDIDRDGYISNGELFIVLKMMVGSNLKDQQLQQIVDKTIMEADLDKDGKISFEEFTKMVENTDISMSMTVDQF, from the exons ATGGgcaacaccaccagcgcAGTCCTGGACAACCTCGTCCAAGGATCCAACT TCGACAGAGAGGAAGTTGATCGTCTGCGAAAGCGATTCATGAAACTGGACAAG GACAACTCCGGTACGATCGAGCGCGATGAATTCCTCAGTCTTCCTCAGATCTCTTCCAACCCTCTGGCAACACG AATGAttgccatctttgacgaggatggtggtggtgacgtCGATTTCCAGGAGTTCGTTACAGGTCTTTCGGCGTTTAGCAGCAAGGGAAATAAGGAGCAGAAGCTTCAATTCGCCTTCAAGGTCTACGATATTGACCGCGATGGATACATCAGCAACGGAGAGCTTTTCATTGtcctcaagatgatggttggCAGCAACCTCAAGgaccagcagctgcagcagatCGTggacaagaccatcatggAGGccgatcttgacaaggatggaaagattAGCTTCGAGGAGTTCACCAAGATGGTGGAAAACACCGATATTAGCATGAGCATGACTGTTG ACCAGTTCTAA
- a CDS encoding glycoprotease pgp2: protein MAFTNKSSYIALGCEGSANKLGIGVILHTPTETKILSNLRDTFVSPPGTGFLPKDTAAHHRAHFVRLAREALAEAKITPADVDCICYTKGPGMGAPLNSVAVAARALSLLWDRPLVGVNHCVGHIEMGRYITGAENPVVLYVSGGNSQVIAYAEQRYRIFGETLDIAVGNCLDRFARTLEISNDPAPGYNIEQLAKKGSKLLDIPYAVKGMDCSFSGILASADALAAQMKAGADFTPEDLCFSLQETVFAMLVEITERAMAHVGSSQVLIVGGVGCNERLQEMMGHMARERGGSVYATDERFCIDNGIMIAHAGLLAYETGFRTSLEESTCTQRFRTDEVFIKWRD, encoded by the coding sequence ATGGCATTCACAAACAAGTCCTCATATATCGCTCTTGGCTGCGAAGGCTCCGCCAACAAGCTCGGCATCGGTGTCATCCTCCACACACCAACCGAAACCAAGATCCTCTCCAACCTCCGCGACACATTCGTTTCCCCTCCAGGCACAGGGTTCCTCCCCAAAGACACAGCAGCCCATCACCGCGCACACTTCGTCCGTCTTGCACGCGAAGCCCTCGCCGAAGCGAAAATCACACCCGCAGATGTCGACTGCATCTGCTACACAAAGGGACCCGGTATGGGCGCCCCGTTGAACTCGGTCGCCGTGGCCGCCAGAGCGTTGAGTTTGCTCTGGGATAGACCACTTGTGGGTGTGAATCACTGCGTGGGACACATTGAGATGGGAAGATATATCACTGGCGCGGAGAACCCAGTTGTGCTGTACGTTTCGGGTGGTAACTCGCAGGTTATTGCATATGCGGAGCAGCGATATAGGATATTTGGCGAGACGCTGGATATAGCTGTTGGAAATTGTCTCGATCGATTTGCTCGTACGCTCGAGATCAGTAACGACCCTGCGCCAGGTTACAATATTGAGCagctggccaagaagggaagTAAACTACTGGACATCCCTTACGCAGTCAAGGGAATGGACTGTTCGTTCTCCGGCATCCTAGCGTCTGCTGACGCCCTCGCTGCGCAGATGAAAGCCGGCGCGGACTTCACACCCGAAGATTTGTGCTTCTCACTACAAGAAACAGTATTTGCCATGTTGGTAGAGATCACAGAGCGAGCCATGGCGCACGTTGGATCCTCACAAGTCCTCATTGTGGGAGGTGTTGGTTGCAATGAGAGATTGCAGGAGATGATGGGACACATGGCGCGCGAGCGAGGAGGATCCGTGTATGCGACCGACGAGAGATTCTGCATCGATAATGGAATCATGATTGCGCATGCTGGATTGTTGGCATATGAGACAGGATTCAGAACGTCATTGGAGGAGAGTACCTGTACGCAGAGATTTAGGACCGATGAGGTATTCATCAAATGGAGAGATTGA
- a CDS encoding serine/threonine-protein kinase BUR1 has translation MEKLSETTPNGTSPRTFALNHSRPRSSFKGCSRISDYELLGKLGEGTFGMAYVPVPPHRASHTDKDKFPITALREIKLLKLLSHKNILRLEDMAIEHPTRQTDKRKKPIVYMATPYMDHDLSGLLDNPSVQFKEPQIKCYMLQLLEGLRYLHDSRILHRDMKAANLLINNKGILQIADFGLARHYDGRTPESGVPMGEGKRDYTGLVVTRWYRPPELLLQLRQYTPAIDVWGVGCVFGEMLYGKPILAGESDAAQLDIIWDLMGSPNEENMPRWKSLPGADHLTPRPRTGNLETRFRQYGSGAVSLLKELLRLDWRTRINAVDALQHPWFKMQPLPLEPHEIPTYEESHELDRRKFHDRKAALPPAPKGGTVGVGPDANGATAGFNSNEPYGNGRNGVNGGRYRNGPDDRRPAWQRERGAGLPPRPPPNNDDADFRERGPPRARGPPGPRGPDVDTYIPAYNRDDPGRRRDDRPPPPRDDRPPPRDDRRRRNSREDRRFDRDRGTMSRSRSPRHDRSRDRDRPDHNGYRR, from the exons atggagaaacTATCAGAAACAACGCCCAATGGTACTTCGCCTCGAACTTTTGCCCTTAATCATTCGAGGCCACGATCGAGTTTCAAGGGCTGCTCGCGCATTTCCGACTATGAGCTCCTAGGCAAGTTGGGAGAGGGAACCTTTGG GATGGCGTATGTGCCTGTACCACCCCACCGAGCGAGCCACACTGATAAAGACAAGTTCCCTATTACCGCCCTTCGCGAGATCAAGCTACTCAAGCTTTTGTCACACAAGAACATTCTCCGACTAGAGGATATGGCTATTGAGCACCCTACCAGACAAA CCGATAAGCGCAAAAAGCCCATTGTGTACATGGCTACTCCCTACATGGACCACGATCTGTCCGGCCTCCTCGACAATCCGTCAGTCCAGTTCAAGGAGCCCCAGATCAAATGCTACATGTTGCAGCTCCTGGAGGGTCTTCGATACCTACATGACAGTCGCATCTTGCACCGCGATATGAAGGCGGCCAATTTgctgatcaacaacaagggtaTCCTGCAAATCGCTGATTTTGGCCTTGCCCGGCACTACGACGGAAGAACACCAGAGTCTGGAGTCCCCATGGGCGAAGGTAAACGAGACTACACCGGCCTAGTTGTTACTCGATGGTACCGACCTCCCGAGCTTTTGCTACAGCTGCGGCAATACACCCCCGCTATTGACGTATGGGGAGTCGG CTGCGTTTTTGGCGAAATGCTATACGGAAAACCCATCTTGGCGGGCGAGAGCGATGCCGCCCAACTAGACATCATCTGGGATCTCATGGGCTCTCCCAACGAAGAGAACATGCCCCGATGGAAATCACTGCCTGGTGCTGATCATTTGACTCCTCGGCCGCGAACAGGGAACCTTGAGACCCGCTTCAGACA ATACGGCTCAGGAGCTGTCTCATTACTCAAAGAACTTCTCCGACTTGACTGGCGCACACGAATCAATGCAGTTGATGCTTTGCAACACCCGTGGTTCAAGATGCAGCCTCTGCCACTTGAACCTCATGAGATCCCCACCTACGAAGAGAGTCACGAACTAGACCGCAGAAAGTTCCACGACCGCAAGGCCGCTCTGCCTCCAGCCCCTAAGGGAGGAACTGTTGGCGTTGGCCCTGACGCGAACGGCGCTACAGCAGGCTTCAATAGCAATGAGCCTTATGGAAATGGCCGCAACGGTGTGAACGGGGGTAGGTATCGCAACGGACCCGACGATCGTCGCCCCGCTTGGCAACGAGAGCGAGGTGCTGGATTGCCTCCACGACCACCCcccaacaacgacgacgcGGACTTCCGAGAGCGAGGGCCTCCCCGCGCCAGAGGTCCCCCCGGACCAAGAGGACCAGATGTCGACACTTATATCCCCGCATATAACCGCGATGATCCAGGCCGACGAAGGGACGATCgcccaccaccaccacgagATGACCGCCCACCCCCCAGAGACGACCGACGACGCCGTAACAGCAGAGAGGATCGTCGCTTCGATAGGGATCGTGGCACTATGAGCCGTAGCAGATCACCAAGACACGACCGATCAAGAGACCGAGACAGGCCCGACCACAACGGGTATCGGAGATAG